Proteins encoded in a region of the Prunus persica cultivar Lovell chromosome G4, Prunus_persica_NCBIv2, whole genome shotgun sequence genome:
- the LOC18780110 gene encoding uncharacterized protein LOC18780110 isoform X1 translates to MNSPSSSAEEAPDLVCQLDNVQGMVDALTTVRWKRQQDAVMELSEHGVVLIVEETGCLQAKVYLQRELFTRYEYNGQGRPRFGVSLGLFVDCLNTFSVPGQSSILEIRYPGPDMQLLLKSVDSLDACIYAEIRTRIPDTVSWDYNFEPAGSTPLTFTVKSAALKEAIDDLEWPGSSIQINLQPVPPIVTFRGEGHGDLQIDLMYYVNTDLLVAFHCDRQVSYKYKYKFLRATTSNIPGSVIKDNRGSKLTIGRGGLLKVQHLVSVARPSTSHPRIDSAGYQQPSRIAYIEFFVKPEEDEDAANNQ, encoded by the exons ATGAACTCGCCGTCGTCGTCGGCAGAAGAAGCCCCTGATCTGGTGTGCCAGCTCGACAACGTCCAGGGTATGGTCGATGCCCTCACCACCGTCCGCTGGAAACGCCAGCAG GACGCAGTCATGGAATTATCAGAACACGGCGTCGTTTTAATTGTCGAGGAAACCGGTTGTCTTCAGGCCAAAGTTTATCTCCAGCGTGAG CTTTTTACTCGTTATGAATACAACGGGCAAGGTCGGCCCAGGTTTGGAGTCAGTTTGGGGCTCTTTGTGGATTGTTTGAACACATTTTCAGTTCCTGGACAATCAAGCATTCTAGAAATTCGATATCCGGGGCCCGACATGCAGCTTCTTCTCAa GTCTGTTGATTCGTTGGATGCTTGCATTTATGCAGAGATCAGGACAAGAATCCCAGATACAGTTTCTTGGGACTACAATTTTGAACCTGCAGGGAGCACCCCACTCACTTTCACTGTTAAG TCTGCAGCGTTGAAGGAAGCAATTGATGATCTTGAGTGGCCTGGATCAAGCATCCAGATCAATCTACAACCAGTTCCTCCTATCGTTACCTTCAGAGGTGAAGGCCATGGGGATTTGCAG ATAGACTTGATGTATTATGTGAATACTGATCTTTTGGTTGCATTTCATTGTGATCGTCAAGTATCTTACAA GTACAAATACAAGTTCCTTCGAGCTACAACTTCTAACATTCCAGGCAGCGTAATTAAAGATAATAGAGGAAGCAAGTTGACTATTGGGAGAGGTGGATTGCTGAAAGTTCAACACCTTGTTTCAGTGGCAAGGCCGTCCACTTCACACCCACGTATCGATTCTGCTGGATATCAGCAACCTAGTCGAATTGCTTATATTGAATTCTTTGTGAAACCGGAGGAAGATGAAGACGCTGCAAACAATCAGTAG
- the LOC18780110 gene encoding uncharacterized protein LOC18780110 isoform X2, whose translation MELSEHGVVLIVEETGCLQAKVYLQRELFTRYEYNGQGRPRFGVSLGLFVDCLNTFSVPGQSSILEIRYPGPDMQLLLKSVDSLDACIYAEIRTRIPDTVSWDYNFEPAGSTPLTFTVKSAALKEAIDDLEWPGSSIQINLQPVPPIVTFRGEGHGDLQIDLMYYVNTDLLVAFHCDRQVSYKYKYKFLRATTSNIPGSVIKDNRGSKLTIGRGGLLKVQHLVSVARPSTSHPRIDSAGYQQPSRIAYIEFFVKPEEDEDAANNQ comes from the exons ATGGAATTATCAGAACACGGCGTCGTTTTAATTGTCGAGGAAACCGGTTGTCTTCAGGCCAAAGTTTATCTCCAGCGTGAG CTTTTTACTCGTTATGAATACAACGGGCAAGGTCGGCCCAGGTTTGGAGTCAGTTTGGGGCTCTTTGTGGATTGTTTGAACACATTTTCAGTTCCTGGACAATCAAGCATTCTAGAAATTCGATATCCGGGGCCCGACATGCAGCTTCTTCTCAa GTCTGTTGATTCGTTGGATGCTTGCATTTATGCAGAGATCAGGACAAGAATCCCAGATACAGTTTCTTGGGACTACAATTTTGAACCTGCAGGGAGCACCCCACTCACTTTCACTGTTAAG TCTGCAGCGTTGAAGGAAGCAATTGATGATCTTGAGTGGCCTGGATCAAGCATCCAGATCAATCTACAACCAGTTCCTCCTATCGTTACCTTCAGAGGTGAAGGCCATGGGGATTTGCAG ATAGACTTGATGTATTATGTGAATACTGATCTTTTGGTTGCATTTCATTGTGATCGTCAAGTATCTTACAA GTACAAATACAAGTTCCTTCGAGCTACAACTTCTAACATTCCAGGCAGCGTAATTAAAGATAATAGAGGAAGCAAGTTGACTATTGGGAGAGGTGGATTGCTGAAAGTTCAACACCTTGTTTCAGTGGCAAGGCCGTCCACTTCACACCCACGTATCGATTCTGCTGGATATCAGCAACCTAGTCGAATTGCTTATATTGAATTCTTTGTGAAACCGGAGGAAGATGAAGACGCTGCAAACAATCAGTAG
- the LOC109948715 gene encoding uncharacterized protein LOC109948715 yields the protein MVKDCMDYVKKFQACQFHANFIHQPSEPLYPSIPSWPFDVWGLDVVGPTAPKSSGGHSYILAATDYFSKWAKAVPLKDVKKENVVSFIKVNIIYWYGVPSYIITNNGKPFSNQLMDKLCDDFGFKQRNSSTYNAPTNGLVEPFNKTLCNLLKKVVGRTEKDFMKG from the coding sequence ATGGTCAAGGATTGTATGGATTATGTGAAGAAATTCCAGGCATGTCAATTCCATGCCAACTTTATACATCAGCCGTCGGAGCCGCTATATCCCTCAATTCCTTCATGGCCATTTGATGTGTGGGGTCTTGATGTGGTAGGACCGACAGCACCCAAATCTTCTGGCGGTCATTCTTACATCCTTGCAGCCACAGACTACTTTTCAAAATGGGCAAAAGCTGTACCTCTAAAGGACGTGAAGAAAGAAAACGTAGTGAGCTTTATCAAAGTAAACATCATTTATTGGTATGGTGTGCCGAGTTACATCATCACAAATAATGGAAAGCCATTCTCGAACCAGTTAATGGATAAACTATGTGATGATTTCGGTTTCAAGCAACGCAATTCTTCAACGTACAATGCTCCAACCAACGGTCTTGTAGAACCGTTCAACAAAACTCTTTGCAACCTGTTGAAGAAAGTTGTCGGGAGAACCGAGAAAGATTTCATGAAAGGATAA